One window of Peteryoungia desertarenae genomic DNA carries:
- the murJ gene encoding murein biosynthesis integral membrane protein MurJ — protein MSLIKKFMTVGGATFGSRLFGFLRETLMAAALGTGPVADVFYAAFRFPNLFRRLFAEGAFNAAFVPLFAKEIEANGIDGAKRFSEEVFGVLFTVLLVITIGMQLSMPLLVQWIIAPGFTDDPEKFSLTVRLAIVMFPYLMCMSLTAMLSGMLNSLHHFFAAAIAPVFLNILMIGALVWALWNGVDAETTAWYLAWSVLAAGVLQLLIVYIGVRHAGINIGFRRPRYTPNVKRLLILAVPAAVTGGITQINQLIGQAIASTKEGAIAALQYADRIYQLPLGVVGVAVGVVLLPELARALKGGALKEAGNLQNRSIEFVLFLTLPAAAAIWVLSDEIIRVLYERGAFSEQNTAVVASILAIYGIGLPGFVLIKALQPAFYAREDTKTPMRFTFVSVALNTGLALTLFPIFEESGIAMAEVAAGWTNTILLFSVLLWRGYLVFEWSLLTRTFRLIIASAIMAGVVYYLSDRWSAALGPQSPLLDQVMALGAVIAVAIPVYFGIAFLIGGADIGFVRRSLKRRPKTET, from the coding sequence ATGAGCCTCATCAAGAAGTTCATGACCGTCGGCGGCGCAACATTTGGCAGTCGCCTCTTTGGTTTTCTGCGCGAGACACTGATGGCCGCCGCTCTTGGCACGGGCCCTGTGGCAGACGTCTTCTATGCGGCGTTCCGCTTCCCGAACCTGTTTCGGCGCCTCTTTGCCGAGGGTGCGTTCAACGCAGCCTTCGTGCCACTTTTTGCCAAGGAGATAGAGGCAAACGGCATTGATGGCGCGAAACGTTTCTCTGAAGAAGTTTTCGGCGTCCTCTTCACGGTTCTCCTTGTCATTACCATTGGCATGCAACTGTCGATGCCACTTCTCGTGCAGTGGATCATCGCGCCTGGCTTCACCGATGACCCGGAGAAGTTTTCCCTCACCGTTCGTCTGGCAATCGTGATGTTCCCATACCTCATGTGCATGTCGCTGACAGCCATGTTGAGCGGTATGCTGAATTCGTTGCATCACTTCTTCGCAGCAGCTATTGCGCCGGTCTTTCTGAACATTCTGATGATTGGAGCCCTGGTCTGGGCGCTCTGGAACGGTGTCGATGCGGAGACAACGGCCTGGTATCTGGCATGGTCCGTGCTGGCTGCAGGTGTCCTGCAGTTGCTGATCGTCTATATCGGCGTCCGTCATGCAGGCATCAATATTGGCTTTCGCCGTCCGCGCTACACGCCGAACGTCAAGCGATTGTTGATCCTGGCCGTCCCGGCGGCGGTGACTGGTGGTATTACCCAGATCAACCAATTGATCGGTCAGGCAATCGCCTCGACCAAGGAAGGGGCCATTGCCGCGCTCCAATATGCAGACCGCATCTATCAACTGCCGCTGGGTGTTGTCGGTGTTGCCGTTGGCGTTGTGCTGCTGCCAGAATTGGCGCGCGCCTTGAAGGGCGGAGCCCTCAAGGAAGCCGGCAATCTGCAGAACCGATCGATCGAATTCGTGCTCTTCCTGACCCTTCCGGCCGCAGCCGCGATCTGGGTTCTCTCAGACGAAATCATCCGGGTTCTTTACGAACGCGGTGCCTTTTCAGAACAAAACACTGCCGTTGTCGCCTCCATCCTCGCGATCTACGGCATTGGCTTGCCGGGCTTCGTGCTGATCAAGGCATTGCAGCCGGCCTTCTACGCCCGCGAAGACACCAAGACGCCGATGCGCTTCACCTTTGTGTCCGTGGCGCTCAATACCGGTCTTGCCTTGACACTCTTCCCGATTTTTGAGGAGAGCGGCATCGCGATGGCTGAAGTTGCGGCCGGCTGGACCAACACTATCCTTTTGTTCTCGGTGCTGTTGTGGCGCGGCTATCTCGTATTCGAATGGTCACTCCTGACCCGAACCTTCAGGCTGATCATAGCTTCCGCAATCATGGCCGGGGTGGTCTATTATCTCTCGGATCGGTGGAGCGCGGCGCTCGGTCCGCAAAGTCCACTTCTCGATCAGGTCATGGCGCTTGGCGCTGTGATTGCCGTGGCGATTCCGGTTTATTTCGGCATCGCATTCCTGATCGGAGGTGCCGATATTGGCTTTGTACGCCGAAGCCTGAAGCGCAGACCCAAGACGGAAACCTGA
- a CDS encoding YcbK family protein, which translates to MRIFYRVALACCLTIAFQGNATAADVKKRHFFMKQHDKSAAYTVQRVSVRTSCFPTELKTILAHIAERTGRTPVVTSGHRPRAGKSQHTNCFAADIRVPGVPVRKIVAAAASAPGIGGIGTYCNGIVHVDIGPKRRWVHC; encoded by the coding sequence ATGCGCATTTTTTATCGCGTTGCGCTCGCCTGTTGTCTGACAATTGCATTTCAGGGTAACGCCACCGCCGCCGACGTCAAGAAACGTCATTTCTTCATGAAGCAGCACGACAAGTCCGCCGCCTATACGGTGCAGCGTGTCAGTGTGCGTACGAGCTGTTTCCCAACCGAACTCAAGACCATTCTAGCCCATATCGCCGAAAGGACGGGTCGCACACCCGTTGTCACATCAGGACATCGTCCTCGCGCCGGAAAGTCGCAGCATACCAATTGCTTTGCCGCAGACATTCGCGTTCCGGGCGTGCCTGTCCGAAAGATCGTTGCAGCAGCGGCAAGCGCGCCTGGCATTGGCGGCATCGGAACCTATTGCAACGGCATAGTTCATGTCGACATCGGCCCCAAACGCCGTTGGGTCCATTGTTGA
- a CDS encoding VOC family protein, translated as MALKSVFLVTLVVDDYDRAKTYYCDVLGFECLEDSHQPDGKRWVVVSPCKGTGAALLLAVAANDKQTAVIGKQTGGRVGFFLETDDFLSDYARLKAAGVAFREAPRSEPYGTVAVFADLYGNLWDLIEPQPEK; from the coding sequence ATGGCTCTGAAATCCGTCTTTCTTGTCACGCTCGTGGTCGATGATTATGACCGCGCGAAGACCTATTATTGCGATGTCTTGGGGTTCGAGTGCCTGGAAGACAGTCATCAGCCAGATGGCAAGCGATGGGTCGTGGTCAGCCCTTGCAAAGGCACGGGAGCTGCCCTGCTGCTCGCAGTAGCAGCCAATGACAAACAGACAGCGGTCATAGGCAAGCAGACCGGTGGAAGGGTCGGATTCTTCCTGGAAACGGATGATTTTCTGTCTGATTATGCGCGTCTTAAGGCGGCAGGTGTGGCTTTCAGGGAAGCGCCGCGCAGCGAACCCTACGGCACCGTTGCTGTCTTCGCTGATCTCTATGGAAATCTCTGGGATCTCATCGAGCCGCAGCCGGAAAAGTGA
- the trpS gene encoding tryptophan--tRNA ligase has protein sequence MSEFKPLVFSGVQPTGNLHLGNYLGAIRKFVALQDNNDCIYCVVDLHALTAQLVHEDMRSQIRSITAAFLAAGIDPKKHIVFNQSAVPQHAELAWIFNCVARIGWMNRMTQFKDKAGKDREQASLGLYAYPSLMAADILVYRATHVPVGEDQKQHLELTRDIAMKFNLDFMERIRATGLGIDIKVGDEPVHAYFPMVEPMIDGPAPRVMSLKDGTKKMSKSDPSDLSRINLMDDADAISKKIRKAKTDPDALPGEVDGLKGRPEADNLVGIFAALADRTKADVLGDFGGQQFSVFKPALVDLAVEVLAPINAEMRRLMDDPGHIDAVLRDGGERARERAEKTMQEVRDIIGFVQ, from the coding sequence ATGAGCGAGTTCAAGCCGCTGGTCTTTTCTGGCGTACAGCCGACCGGCAATCTCCACCTTGGAAACTATCTTGGCGCGATCCGGAAATTCGTGGCGCTGCAGGACAATAACGACTGCATCTATTGCGTGGTGGACCTGCATGCATTGACGGCTCAGCTTGTGCATGAGGACATGCGAAGCCAGATCCGGTCCATCACGGCGGCCTTTCTGGCCGCAGGTATTGATCCAAAGAAGCATATTGTCTTCAATCAGTCCGCTGTGCCTCAACACGCAGAGCTTGCCTGGATTTTCAACTGCGTTGCGCGGATCGGCTGGATGAACCGCATGACCCAGTTCAAGGACAAGGCCGGCAAGGACCGCGAGCAGGCGTCCCTCGGGCTCTATGCCTATCCGAGCCTGATGGCTGCAGACATCCTTGTCTATCGGGCAACCCATGTGCCGGTTGGAGAGGACCAGAAGCAGCATCTGGAGCTGACGCGCGATATCGCGATGAAGTTCAATCTCGATTTCATGGAAAGGATCCGTGCAACCGGTCTGGGTATCGACATCAAGGTCGGCGACGAGCCGGTGCATGCCTATTTCCCGATGGTCGAGCCGATGATCGACGGGCCGGCGCCTCGCGTCATGAGCCTGAAGGACGGCACGAAGAAAATGTCCAAATCCGATCCGTCCGATCTGTCGCGCATCAACCTGATGGATGATGCAGACGCGATCTCTAAGAAGATCCGCAAGGCCAAGACTGATCCGGACGCACTTCCCGGCGAAGTCGACGGACTGAAGGGGCGTCCCGAAGCCGACAACCTTGTCGGCATCTTTGCCGCGCTCGCTGATCGGACCAAGGCTGATGTTCTGGGCGACTTTGGAGGTCAGCAGTTCTCGGTCTTCAAGCCGGCTCTGGTCGATCTGGCTGTCGAGGTGCTGGCACCGATCAACGCGGAAATGCGACGTCTGATGGACGATCCCGGCCACATCGATGCAGTGCTCCGTGACGGCGGTGAGCGTGCCCGCGAGCGTGCCGAAAAGACGATGCAGGAAGTTCGCGACATTATCGGTTTCGTACAGTAA
- a CDS encoding universal stress protein, giving the protein MVSTRLSRLEGHRRKFMAVIDNTPECFRAVHYAGRRAKNSNGGLVLMYIIPDGDFQQWLGVEEIMRAEAMEEADAVMAKAAQTVRDTIGIEPEIVIREGSAATAINALIEEDRDIAILVLAAGSTKDGPGPLVSMIAGRGAAFPIPVTVLPDTLTNEEIDALC; this is encoded by the coding sequence ATGGTTTCAACACGCCTGTCACGACTTGAGGGACATCGCCGCAAATTCATGGCGGTCATTGACAACACGCCGGAATGCTTCAGGGCCGTCCATTATGCGGGACGGCGCGCCAAGAACTCGAACGGTGGTCTGGTCCTCATGTACATCATCCCGGACGGGGACTTCCAGCAATGGCTTGGTGTCGAGGAGATCATGCGCGCCGAAGCCATGGAAGAGGCTGACGCCGTTATGGCAAAGGCCGCACAGACGGTGCGTGACACGATTGGCATCGAACCCGAAATCGTGATCCGAGAGGGCAGTGCGGCCACAGCGATCAACGCCCTGATCGAGGAAGATCGTGACATCGCCATTCTGGTTCTGGCAGCAGGATCCACCAAGGATGGGCCCGGACCTCTTGTGTCAATGATCGCCGGTAGGGGCGCAGCTTTTCCGATCCCGGTGACCGTTTTGCCAGACACGCTGACCAACGAAGAAATCGATGCGCTTTGCTGA
- a CDS encoding NifU family protein: protein MFIQTEATPNPATLKFLPGKVVMESGTAEFRDADAAAASPLASRIFAIPGVTGVFFGYDFVTVTKDGPEWQHLKPAILGTIMEHFMSGAPVMGSAAMSNDRDADGEFFDEGDETIVATIKELLDTRVRPAVAQDGGDITFRGFKDGKVFLNMKGSCAGCPSSTATLKHGVQNLLRHFVPEVQEVEAV from the coding sequence ATGTTCATCCAGACCGAAGCCACTCCTAATCCCGCAACGCTTAAGTTCTTGCCGGGTAAGGTTGTGATGGAAAGCGGAACCGCCGAGTTTCGCGATGCGGACGCGGCAGCTGCGTCTCCACTTGCAAGCCGTATTTTCGCGATCCCCGGCGTGACCGGCGTTTTCTTTGGCTATGACTTCGTCACCGTCACCAAGGATGGCCCCGAGTGGCAGCACCTGAAGCCGGCGATCCTCGGCACGATCATGGAGCATTTCATGAGCGGGGCGCCCGTCATGGGATCTGCTGCGATGTCGAACGATAGGGACGCGGACGGCGAGTTCTTTGACGAAGGCGACGAAACGATTGTTGCAACCATCAAGGAATTGCTCGACACCCGTGTCCGTCCCGCCGTGGCGCAGGACGGTGGAGACATCACTTTCCGTGGTTTCAAGGACGGCAAGGTCTTTCTCAACATGAAGGGCTCCTGCGCAGGTTGCCCCTCTTCGACAGCCACTCTGAAGCATGGCGTGCAGAACCTTCTGCGGCATTTCGTACCCGAGGTTCAGGAAGTCGAGGCAGTCTAA